Below is a window of Candidatus Limnocylindrales bacterium DNA.
GCGCTGTAAAGGATTTTGCCACTTGCATGGGTCTTTCCCTTATCATGGCTGAAAAATATACCCGGAGATCTATGCATTTGACTGACGACGGTTCTCTCTGTCCCATTTATAATGAAAGTTCCTTTGGGAGTCATCAGGGGGATTTCCCCAAAATAGATATCCTGTTCTTTAATGTCCCGAACCGATTTTGCTTTTGTCTGCTCGTCTTGTTCCCAGGTAACCAATCGAACTTTTACCTTAAGAGGTGCCGCATAGGTCATGCCGCGCTCTCTACATTCATTTACTTCATACTTAGGTTTCAAGAAGTAGTAGCTATCAAACTCCAGACGAGCCATTTCATTGAAATCCACTATGGGAAAGACGCTCTTAAAGACCTCTTGCAATCCGATATCTTTTCGTTGTTCCGGAGGAGTATTAATTTGCAAAAATTTCTCATAGGATTCCTGTTGGATCTCTATGAGATTAGGGATCTCCAGTATAGTGGGTATTTTGGCAAAATCTAAGCGGTTTCGACCGGTAGAAGTTATTTCCTCCAAAAACTTCGGAGTTTTCTGTTTAGTTTCTTGCATTTTTTGTCCTTAGTGCACGACACGGATTCTGATACGAATACACCGGTTTACAACTTAACCGGTGTATTCATAACAAAATCCGTGTCGTACGCAACTGACAATCTTATACGAGCGTACCGCTGCGCGCCCGTACTTATTTTATTTCAACGGTTCCACCCGCTTCTTCTATTTTTTTCTTAATGTTCTCTGCTTCTTCTTTGGAAATGCCCTCCTTGATAGGTTTCGGAGCGGCCTCAACCAGGTCCTTAGCTTCTTTTAAACCGAGTCCTGTTAATTCCCGGACAACCTTGATAACCTGGATCTTTTTCTCTCCAGCCCCTGTTAAAATCACATTAAACTCTGTTTTCTCCTCTTTCTTCTCAGCAGGAGCCGCCACCGTGGTAGCAGGTCCTGCAGCTACAGGAGCCGCAGCTGTTACACCAAACCTGTTTTGAAGGGTCGTAACCAGTTCATTGAGTTGTAGAACCGACATATTTTCGATGAAGGAAATTACATCCTCCATGGTAACCTGTGCCATTGTTTCTCCTTTGGTCAAAAATGCAATACGTAATGCGTGGATACGGTAGAGGGTTTACGCATTACGCATTCGCTTTTTTATCTGCTATTGCCTGCAAGGTATAAATAAGTTGTCGTAAAACCCCCTGTAAGGTCCATACTAAATTTGTAATAGGTGATTTCATCGTCGCCAGTAACTGGGCGAGTAATACTTCTCGGGAGGGGAGTTCCGCAAGCTTCTCTATTTCTTGAGGACCTAGGGGCGTACCGTCGATAACCCCACCCTTGATTTGAAAGTTCGGGACATCTTTAGCAAATTTTGTTAATACTTTTATGGGAGTTGCCGGATCTCCCTGGAAGAAGGCAACCCCGGTTGGGCCCGATAAAAATTGTTCTAGGGGTTGAAACGGGGTATTCTGAATAGCAAGCCTGGTCAGAGTGTTTTTTACCACTTTGTATTCTACCGGAAAGGTTCTGAGCTGCTTTCGCAATCTGGAAATTTGATCTACATTTACACTTCGAAAATCAACACAAACGGCCAGGGAGCTCTTTTCAAAACTTTTCTTCAGAGATTCGACTTCTTCAACTTTTTCAGGTTTAACCATAGTTTAAGTACGCTAGCGGATTTCCGCTACGACTCCCACAGGATCTAGCCTTATCCCCGGGCTCATCGTAGTAGAAACTGCTATACTGCGAATATATTGACCTTTGCTGGTAGCAGGCTTGAGTCTCAGGACCGTTTCCAATAAAGCTTTGGCATTCTCAATGAGTTTTTCAGCCGAGAATGACTTTTTCCCGATGGGAGCATGGATAATTCCTGCTTTTTCAACCTTGAAATCCACCTTACCAGCTTTAGCTTCCTTTACCATTCTTCCTACTTCAAAACCCACCGTTCCGGTCTTCGGATTCGGCATAAGCCCTCGAGGGCCCAGGATTTTACCTAATTTGCTCACAGCTCCCATGAGATTAGGGGTTGCGATAACCCGATCGAATTCAAGCCAGCCCTGCTGAATTTTTTCTATATATTCATCTTTTCCCACATAATCAGCTCCGGCCTCCAGGGCTTCTTTTTCCTTCTCGCCTTCTGCAAAGACTAAAACCCGGACCGTTTTACCTATTCCATGGGGAAGTACAACCGAACCACGAACCATTTGATCGGCTTTTCTGGGGTCTACGCCCAGTCGGATAGCCATCTCCACAGTCTCATCGAAGTTCGCATAGGCCACCTGTTTAATCAACTGGATTCCTTCGGACAGGCCATACTTTTTATTTCTGTCGATCAATTTGAGGCTCTCCTGATATTTCTTACCATGCTTTGGCACAACCTTAAAAAGGATGAAGGTTAAAGGAGGAAGGAAGAATCTATACCCTGAGCTCTTCCTTCCCCCTTTATTTCTCACCTTATTCGACGATTTCGATTCCCATACTTCGAGCCGTTCCTTCTATAGTTCGAACGGCCGCTTCAAGAGTATCGGTATTGAGATCTGGCAGTTTTAACTTTGCGATTTCTCGAACCTGAGTTTTAGTCACTTTACCGACTTTATTTCGATTGGGTTCTCCAGAGGCCTTTGCAATCCCTGCAGCTCGTTTGAGGAGGACCGCAGCCGGAGGAGTTTTTGTAACAAAAGTAAAAGATCGATCTGAATAAATCGTTACAATGACAGGAATAATCAACCCCTCTTGTCCTTGGGTTTGAGCATTGAATTGCTTACAAAACTCCATGATGTTAACCCCATGTTGACCCAAGGCAGGTCCTACGGGAGGAGAAGGATTTGCCTGTCCAGCCGGTACTTGTAATTTCACCTGAGCCACTACTTTTTTAGCCATTCTGATAAACTCGAGGAGGCAGGAATGCGGAAATCATTTTCTCTGGTCCCCGCGTCTCCGTGTCCCCTTGTCCCCGCATTACGTATTTTTCTCGACCTGCAAAAACTCTAATTCAACAGGCGTAGATCTACCAAAGATGGTTACCATCACCTTTAACTTCCCTTGTTCTGGATAAACTTCATCTACCACTCCAACAAAATTGGTGAAAGGTCCATCGATGATTCTAACTTCTTCACCTTTGTTGAACATCACTCTGGGCTGAGGTTTCTCTGACTTTTCCTTCATCTGTCGGATGATAGACTCCACTTCCGACTCTGGCAGGGGAGAAGGTTTGATCCCTCCAACAAATCCAGACACCTTCGGGGTATTTCGAATCGCATACCAGACATCATCCGACATCTTCATTT
It encodes the following:
- the rplA gene encoding 50S ribosomal protein L1; its protein translation is MPKHGKKYQESLKLIDRNKKYGLSEGIQLIKQVAYANFDETVEMAIRLGVDPRKADQMVRGSVVLPHGIGKTVRVLVFAEGEKEKEALEAGADYVGKDEYIEKIQQGWLEFDRVIATPNLMGAVSKLGKILGPRGLMPNPKTGTVGFEVGRMVKEAKAGKVDFKVEKAGIIHAPIGKKSFSAEKLIENAKALLETVLRLKPATSKGQYIRSIAVSTTMSPGIRLDPVGVVAEIR
- the rplL gene encoding 50S ribosomal protein L7/L12; amino-acid sequence: MAQVTMEDVISFIENMSVLQLNELVTTLQNRFGVTAAAPVAAGPATTVAAPAEKKEEKTEFNVILTGAGEKKIQVIKVVRELTGLGLKEAKDLVEAAPKPIKEGISKEEAENIKKKIEEAGGTVEIK
- the rplK gene encoding 50S ribosomal protein L11, giving the protein MAKKVVAQVKLQVPAGQANPSPPVGPALGQHGVNIMEFCKQFNAQTQGQEGLIIPVIVTIYSDRSFTFVTKTPPAAVLLKRAAGIAKASGEPNRNKVGKVTKTQVREIAKLKLPDLNTDTLEAAVRTIEGTARSMGIEIVE
- the rplJ gene encoding 50S ribosomal protein L10 is translated as MVKPEKVEEVESLKKSFEKSSLAVCVDFRSVNVDQISRLRKQLRTFPVEYKVVKNTLTRLAIQNTPFQPLEQFLSGPTGVAFFQGDPATPIKVLTKFAKDVPNFQIKGGVIDGTPLGPQEIEKLAELPSREVLLAQLLATMKSPITNLVWTLQGVLRQLIYTLQAIADKKANA
- the nusG gene encoding transcription termination/antitermination protein NusG, which gives rise to MSSYKWYVIHTYSGFEKIVKANIEQRIKSLGLSDHVQEIVIPEAPEVQIRDGKKQEYSKKFFPGYIFIKMKMSDDVWYAIRNTPKVSGFVGGIKPSPLPESEVESIIRQMKEKSEKPQPRVMFNKGEEVRIIDGPFTNFVGVVDEVYPEQGKLKVMVTIFGRSTPVELEFLQVEKNT